ACCACACGTTAGATCAGATCCCCTGCGCTAATTCATTATCAACAGTTGTCATGGGACATCTTAAGGTTGATTCAAGTCAGTCTGTTGGTTTCGCCAAAGCCAAATTTTAAGCATGCGGTCAGTTCATCGCCCACTTTCTTTGCTCACCCAGTTGAAATCGCGAAGCTCTGCATGATTCGCCAACCCGCACAGCTCGTCAGAGTCCGTCGGACGACGGCCCTGCCGGAGTCTGACGACCGTCAATTCCGGACACCTCAGCTTATTGGCGGGCAAGCTGAAACCGCAAAGCCAGATTGGTTTGCCATCCCACACAGCTCGTCAGAGTCCGTCGGACGACGGCCCCTGCCGGAGTCTGACGACCGTCGATTCGGGAGGAGTAAGGGGCTGGATTCTTGGGGCTATGTATATCTGGCAGATAGACGGCCTATCTGCTACAAATAGATTCGATTGAGAAGACTCCTGCAAGGTACCGACATCTATCAATGGCACATTATGCTCTATGTGCCGGTGATATATTCTCAGCCAACCGAGGTGGGTAACACTCGTAGATATTGTTGTCCGCTGCCCTGATAGCGCAGACGGTATGCAGCAGTTACATTCTCAGAAAACGGTGCCGTACCCAACGTATTTCGGCTCAGCTGCAGCGACCACCTACTGTAGGAAAATAGATCGAAAGGAGAAGTGTTATGGCAATGCGGGGTTTTGTATTCCTGATTCTTGTTGTGTCGGCTTTAACTGTGTAGGTCGGCGCCCGAAAAGAGTGCTTTTTGCGCATGGCACCAATGCCTTGACATGGCGAATCGATCTCCAAGCGTACGCTTAAGGCGGTTTGCCCTATCCGCCGATTGCGACCATTGCGGCATTTCCGGAATGTACTAACTCGGGGACATCGGGATGGCGCTCCCATTTGGCAATGACGCATGCTTGAATTGCCCGTTCGATTTCCGTCTGCTCTGCTCCGCTACGAAGCAGCAGCTTGAGATCCGTTTCCTCGCGCGCAAAGAGGCAATTCCTGAGTTTTCCGTCTGCGGTGAGGCGCAAACGATTACACGAATCGCAGAAGTGTTCGCTGATCGTCGGGATGAAGCCAACCACTGCATCGGTTCCGGCAACCCGATACTCTTTCGCTGTTCCCCGCACACCTTCGCCCGGCAATATTGGAATGAGCTGATACCTCCGGCTGATTCTCTCTTTCATCTCACCGTAGGACATGAAGCGGACTTCGTTCCACCGGTTGCCGAGAAACGGCATGTATTCTATGAACCTGACATTCAGAGATTTGTCGACGGCAAGCGAAACGAAATCCGGTAATTCGTCGTCGTTGAAGTCTCTCATGACCACCGTGT
This genomic interval from Bacteroidota bacterium contains the following:
- the moaA gene encoding GTP 3',8-cyclase MoaA; amino-acid sequence: MPVTPLTDTFDRRHEYLRISLTDRCNLRCKYCMPAEGIAIQPREEILKFDEILALARTFVDLGVHKIRLTGGEPLVRKGVEELCSHLSAIPGLTTLALSTNGIFLEENAQALHAAGVRHINISLDTLRPERFEHISLRSGFDHVLAGISAASKTGFASVKINTVVMRDFNDDELPDFVSLAVDKSLNVRFIEYMPFLGNRWNEVRFMSYGEMKERISRRYQLIPILPGEGVRGTAKEYRVAGTDAVVGFIPTISEHFCDSCNRLRLTADGKLRNCLFAREETDLKLLLRSGAEQTEIERAIQACVIAKWERHPDVPELVHSGNAAMVAIGG